A section of the Devosia rhizoryzae genome encodes:
- a CDS encoding NADH:flavin oxidoreductase/NADH oxidase yields MSKLFSPVTLRGLTLRNRAVVAPMCQYSAQDGFANDWHFVHLGRFGIGGFGLVLLEATGILPEGRISYADLGLWKDEHIAPLARIVDFLHSQGTAVGIQLAHAGRKASTPVSWIKPEQLTEEQRRAVGYEHWVPVAPSAESNDPANPDFQVPAALDAEGIRRVIDGFVAAAKRAERAGFDTVEIHAAHGYLLNQFLSPLANHRTDQYGGSRENRMRLVLEVTEAVRAVWPADKPLIVRLSVSDNNADGWQVEDSVALARELKALGVDAIDCSSGGFAQGRIKSAPAYQVPFAKAVKQGADIPTMAVGLLGDPEEAEAFIENGDTDFIALARGALDDPNWALHANVALGGDFTPWPVQTRRVSDYHRVMSESSRAQAAQ; encoded by the coding sequence ATGTCCAAGCTCTTCTCTCCCGTTACGCTGCGCGGCCTCACCCTGCGCAATCGCGCCGTTGTCGCCCCCATGTGCCAATATTCGGCGCAGGACGGTTTTGCCAACGATTGGCACTTCGTGCATCTGGGTCGCTTTGGCATCGGCGGCTTCGGCCTCGTCCTTCTGGAAGCCACGGGTATTCTGCCCGAGGGCCGTATTTCCTATGCCGATCTGGGCCTTTGGAAGGACGAGCACATTGCGCCGCTCGCCCGCATTGTCGATTTCCTCCACAGCCAGGGTACCGCTGTTGGCATCCAGCTTGCTCATGCCGGGCGCAAGGCATCAACGCCCGTGTCGTGGATCAAGCCCGAGCAGCTCACCGAAGAGCAGCGCCGCGCCGTCGGCTATGAGCACTGGGTTCCCGTCGCGCCCAGCGCCGAGTCCAATGACCCCGCCAATCCGGACTTCCAGGTGCCGGCCGCCCTCGATGCGGAAGGCATTCGCCGCGTGATCGACGGCTTCGTCGCCGCCGCCAAGCGTGCGGAGCGCGCCGGCTTCGATACGGTGGAAATCCACGCCGCGCATGGCTACCTGCTCAATCAGTTTCTCTCGCCATTGGCCAATCACCGCACGGACCAATATGGCGGCAGCCGTGAAAACCGCATGCGCCTGGTGCTCGAAGTCACCGAAGCGGTCCGCGCCGTCTGGCCTGCGGACAAGCCGTTGATCGTCCGCCTCTCCGTCAGCGACAACAATGCCGATGGCTGGCAGGTGGAAGATAGTGTCGCCCTGGCGCGCGAACTCAAGGCTCTCGGCGTCGATGCGATCGATTGCTCCAGCGGCGGCTTCGCTCAGGGCCGCATCAAGTCCGCACCCGCCTATCAGGTGCCCTTCGCCAAGGCGGTCAAGCAAGGCGCCGACATCCCCACCATGGCTGTTGGCCTTCTGGGCGACCCGGAAGAGGCCGAAGCCTTCATCGAGAACGGCGACACCGACTTCATCGCCTTGGCGCGCGGCGCCCTCGACGATCCCAACTGGGCGCTCCACGCCAATGTCGCCCTTGGCGGCGACTTCACACCATGGCCGGTCCAGACGCGTCGCGTCTCCGACTACCACCGCGTCATGAGCGAAAGCAGCAGGGCGCAAGCGGCACAATAG
- a CDS encoding NADPH-dependent FMN reductase, producing MSNLKIGVVISSTRATRFGDKPAQWILDKANAHGGIDAELLDLRDFDLPFFDEAASNLWMPSSDPRAVAWQNKLAEFDGFIFVVAEYNRSITGALKNALDQSYKEWNRKPFGIVGYGTVGAARAAEHLRGIGVELQMVSTRSAVHIGGSDFFAVHPLGQQNKPFSEIEGSIGPSANDMLDQLVWWGNATKSAR from the coding sequence ATGTCCAATCTCAAGATCGGCGTCGTCATTTCGTCCACCCGTGCTACCCGTTTCGGCGACAAGCCGGCGCAGTGGATCCTGGACAAGGCCAATGCCCATGGCGGTATCGACGCCGAATTGCTCGACCTGCGCGATTTCGACCTGCCGTTCTTTGACGAAGCCGCTTCCAATCTCTGGATGCCGTCGAGCGACCCGCGCGCCGTGGCATGGCAGAACAAGCTGGCTGAATTCGACGGCTTCATCTTCGTCGTTGCAGAATACAACCGCTCCATCACCGGCGCGCTGAAGAACGCTCTCGACCAGTCCTACAAGGAATGGAACCGCAAGCCGTTTGGCATCGTCGGCTACGGCACTGTGGGTGCTGCCCGCGCTGCAGAACATTTGCGCGGCATCGGCGTCGAACTGCAGATGGTTTCGACCCGCTCGGCCGTCCATATCGGTGGCAGCGACTTCTTCGCCGTTCACCCGCTCGGCCAGCAGAACAAGCCGTTCAGCGAGATTGAAGGCTCGATCGGCCCGTCCGCCAACGACATGCTCGACCAGCTGGTCTGGTGGGGCAACGCGACCAAGTCCGCTCGCTAA
- the ilvC gene encoding ketol-acid reductoisomerase has translation MRVYYDRDADLNIIKSKKVAIVGYGSQGHAHVLNLRDSGVTDVVVALRPGSPSAKKAEGEGLRVMSVADAAAWADVIMMLTPDELQADIYKKDIEANIRDGAALAFAHGLNVHFNLIEPKSTVDVIMIAPKGPGHTVRGEYQKGGGVPCLIAVHQDASGNAHDIALAYASGVGGGRSGIIETNFREECETDLFGEQAVLCGGLVELIRAGFETLVEAGYAPEMAYFECLHEVKLIVDLIYQGGIANMNYSISNTAEWGEYVTGPRIITSETKAEMKRVLHDIQSGKFTAEWMQEIKAGGSRFKATRRLHDEHQIEEVGTKLRDMMPWIKAGALVDRAKN, from the coding sequence ATGCGCGTCTATTACGATCGTGATGCCGATCTCAACATCATCAAGTCCAAGAAGGTCGCGATTGTCGGCTACGGCAGCCAAGGCCATGCCCATGTGCTGAACCTGCGCGATTCGGGCGTGACCGACGTCGTCGTGGCGCTCCGTCCCGGTTCGCCGTCGGCCAAGAAGGCCGAAGGCGAAGGCCTGCGCGTGATGTCGGTTGCCGATGCCGCTGCCTGGGCCGACGTCATCATGATGCTGACTCCGGACGAGCTCCAGGCCGACATCTACAAGAAGGATATCGAAGCCAATATCCGCGACGGCGCTGCCCTGGCCTTCGCCCATGGTCTCAATGTCCATTTCAACCTCATCGAGCCCAAGTCGACCGTCGACGTGATCATGATCGCGCCCAAGGGCCCGGGCCATACCGTGCGTGGCGAATACCAGAAGGGTGGCGGCGTGCCGTGCCTGATTGCCGTGCACCAGGACGCATCGGGCAATGCCCATGACATCGCGCTGGCCTATGCTTCGGGCGTTGGCGGCGGCCGTTCGGGCATCATCGAAACCAACTTCCGCGAAGAATGCGAAACCGACCTTTTCGGCGAGCAGGCCGTGCTCTGCGGTGGTCTGGTCGAGCTGATCCGAGCCGGCTTCGAAACGCTGGTGGAAGCCGGCTACGCACCGGAAATGGCTTACTTTGAGTGCTTGCACGAAGTGAAGCTCATCGTCGACCTGATCTACCAGGGCGGCATCGCCAACATGAACTACTCGATCTCCAACACGGCCGAATGGGGCGAATATGTCACCGGCCCGCGCATCATCACCTCGGAAACAAAGGCCGAGATGAAGCGCGTGCTCCATGACATCCAGTCGGGCAAGTTCACCGCCGAGTGGATGCAGGAAATCAAGGCCGGCGGTTCGCGCTTCAAGGCCACCCGTCGCCTCCACGACGAACACCAGATCGAAGAAGTGGGCACCAAGCTGCGCGACATGATGCCGTGGATCAAGGCAGGTGCCTTGGTGGATCGGGCGAAAAACTAA
- a CDS encoding TetR/AcrR family transcriptional regulator — protein MIGRRRGASTTKDQILEAARHAFAERGFDKTTVREIAAMAGVDPAMINHHFGNKEQLFLAALDAPVDPRLYVEQVLTGSREDIGERLLQTMLTVWDSPVGTAGVTLMRTGLQHEWGAKLLREFLLNRILAPVMRELHLPEPEARWRSTLLASQVAGLIITRYVLKLEPLASAPRQDLVAAIAPTLQRYLTGPIPPPAL, from the coding sequence ATGATCGGCCGCCGTCGCGGGGCCTCTACCACCAAGGACCAGATTCTCGAAGCCGCCCGTCATGCCTTTGCCGAACGCGGCTTCGACAAGACCACCGTGCGCGAGATCGCGGCCATGGCCGGGGTCGACCCAGCCATGATCAACCACCACTTCGGCAATAAGGAGCAACTGTTCCTGGCCGCGCTCGACGCGCCCGTCGATCCGCGCCTTTATGTCGAGCAGGTCCTCACCGGCTCCCGCGAAGACATTGGCGAACGTCTGCTCCAAACCATGCTGACCGTTTGGGACAGTCCCGTGGGAACCGCGGGCGTTACCCTCATGCGAACGGGCCTCCAGCACGAATGGGGCGCCAAGCTCCTGCGCGAATTCCTGCTCAACCGCATTCTTGCGCCGGTGATGCGCGAACTGCATCTGCCCGAGCCCGAAGCACGCTGGCGCTCCACGCTCCTCGCCTCGCAAGTGGCCGGCCTCATCATCACCCGCTATGTACTCAAGCTTGAGCCGCTTGCCAGCGCCCCGCGCCAAGACCTGGTTGCCGCCATCGCGCCAACCCTCCAGCGCTACCTAACCGGACCTATTCCGCCGCCGGCTCTTTGA
- the xth gene encoding exodeoxyribonuclease III: MRVATYNINGINGRLPLLLEWLDTTRPDVVCIQELKAPDERFPRREIERAGYGAIWHGQKSWNGVAILARGSDPIETRRGLPGDETDVQSRYLEAAVSGVLVGCLYLPNGNPAPGPKFDYKLAWFKRLALHAQSLLDTELPIALVGDYNVMPTDLDVYAPERWRDDALFRPEVREAFADLVGQGWTDAIRTLHPQERIYTFWKYWRNSFERDAGLRIDHFLLSPALAGRLESCGVDRAFRGREGASDHGAVWIEVSDT, from the coding sequence GTGCGCGTCGCGACCTACAATATCAACGGCATAAACGGGCGGTTGCCACTGTTGCTGGAGTGGCTCGACACAACCCGGCCCGACGTGGTCTGCATCCAGGAGCTCAAGGCTCCCGATGAGCGCTTCCCCCGGCGTGAGATCGAGCGGGCGGGGTATGGCGCGATCTGGCACGGGCAAAAGAGCTGGAATGGAGTGGCGATCCTGGCCCGTGGGAGCGATCCGATCGAGACGCGGCGGGGCCTGCCTGGCGACGAGACGGATGTGCAATCCCGCTACCTCGAGGCGGCGGTGAGTGGGGTTCTGGTTGGGTGCCTTTACTTGCCCAACGGCAACCCGGCACCTGGCCCAAAGTTCGACTACAAGCTTGCCTGGTTCAAGCGCCTGGCGCTGCATGCGCAAAGCCTTCTAGATACCGAGCTGCCAATTGCGCTGGTCGGGGACTATAATGTGATGCCAACCGACCTCGATGTTTATGCGCCCGAGCGTTGGCGCGACGATGCCTTGTTCCGGCCCGAAGTGCGAGAGGCGTTTGCCGATCTGGTAGGGCAGGGCTGGACCGATGCGATCAGGACGCTCCATCCTCAGGAGCGGATCTATACGTTCTGGAAGTATTGGCGGAATTCGTTCGAGCGTGATGCGGGGCTGCGCATCGACCATTTCCTGTTGAGCCCGGCTCTTGCGGGGCGGCTGGAAAGCTGCGGCGTCGATCGGGCATTCCGAGGACGGGAAGGCGCCAGCGACCATGGTGCCGTGTGGATAGAAGTGAGCGACACCTAG
- a CDS encoding B12-binding domain-containing radical SAM protein — protein sequence MTKRFCLYLIKPSHYDDKGYVIQWKLSPIPSNSLASVYGLVIDSLDRGALGPDWMADVKTIDETNTEVDVRAIIADAKSADAALIMLIGVQSNQFPRSLDLARPLLAAGVPVAIGGFHVSGVISMLNGEDADFKQAQAMGISLFAGELEGRMELVLADAVAGTMKPLYNYMNDLPGIEDTPVPFMPAEHVSRTAYNLTSFDAGRGCPYQCSFCTIINVQGRKSRRRSPDDIEKIIRLNTSQGVHRYFITDDNFARNKDWEAILDRLIQMREVEGMKFNFIIQVDTLCHRIPRFIEKCSRAGVTRVFIGLENVNPANLKDAKKRQNKITEYRVMLQEWKKWRVITYAGYILGFPTDTPERIMHDIDVVKRELPVDILEFFFLTPLPGSEDHQKLHRAGVAMDPDLNKYDLNHYTTAHPTMSKAQFEKVYADAWSRYYSLDHVETIMRRAAVSGISTSQVLLLSTWFMGALKIEGVHPLEVGWIRRKSRLNRRSGMPIEPAILFYPKYYAELGWKLARWAALYVRFGLKQLKVERDPNRHAYTDLAMSPVGDGSEEDLELFKTIDAVAWLDQQKRINNAQHGIKEPAAE from the coding sequence ATGACTAAGCGGTTCTGCCTCTATCTGATCAAGCCCTCGCATTATGACGACAAGGGCTATGTCATTCAGTGGAAGCTTTCGCCCATTCCCTCCAATTCACTCGCATCGGTCTATGGGCTGGTGATCGATTCCCTGGATAGGGGAGCGCTGGGGCCGGACTGGATGGCAGATGTCAAAACCATCGACGAGACCAATACCGAAGTCGATGTCCGGGCCATCATCGCCGATGCGAAGAGTGCCGATGCGGCGCTGATCATGCTGATCGGGGTGCAGTCGAACCAGTTTCCGCGCTCGCTGGACCTCGCGCGACCCTTGCTGGCGGCCGGGGTGCCGGTGGCGATCGGCGGCTTCCACGTCTCGGGCGTGATCTCGATGCTCAATGGCGAGGATGCCGACTTCAAGCAGGCGCAGGCGATGGGCATTTCGCTGTTTGCCGGCGAGCTCGAAGGGCGGATGGAACTGGTGCTAGCCGATGCTGTCGCCGGGACGATGAAGCCGCTCTACAATTACATGAACGATCTTCCCGGCATCGAGGATACGCCGGTGCCGTTCATGCCGGCCGAACATGTGTCGCGCACCGCCTATAACCTCACGAGCTTTGATGCGGGGCGTGGCTGTCCCTATCAATGCTCGTTCTGCACCATCATCAATGTGCAGGGGCGCAAGTCGCGGCGGCGGTCTCCGGACGATATCGAGAAGATCATCCGGCTCAATACCAGCCAGGGCGTGCACCGCTATTTCATTACCGACGACAATTTCGCCCGCAACAAGGACTGGGAGGCCATTCTCGACCGGCTGATCCAGATGCGGGAAGTGGAGGGGATGAAGTTCAACTTCATCATCCAGGTCGATACGCTCTGCCATCGCATTCCCCGCTTTATCGAGAAGTGCTCGCGCGCCGGGGTGACGCGCGTGTTCATCGGGCTCGAAAACGTCAATCCGGCCAACCTCAAGGACGCCAAGAAGCGGCAGAACAAGATCACCGAATATCGGGTAATGTTGCAGGAATGGAAGAAATGGCGCGTGATCACCTATGCCGGCTATATCCTGGGTTTCCCGACCGATACGCCTGAGCGGATCATGCACGACATCGATGTGGTCAAGCGCGAACTGCCGGTCGATATTCTGGAATTTTTCTTCCTGACGCCGCTGCCGGGTTCGGAGGACCACCAGAAGCTGCATCGGGCAGGGGTGGCAATGGACCCCGATCTCAATAAATACGATCTCAATCACTACACCACGGCTCACCCCACGATGAGCAAGGCGCAGTTCGAGAAGGTGTATGCGGACGCCTGGAGCCGCTATTACTCGCTGGACCATGTCGAGACGATCATGCGCCGGGCGGCAGTTTCGGGAATTTCGACGTCGCAGGTACTGTTGCTCTCGACCTGGTTCATGGGGGCGCTCAAGATCGAGGGCGTGCATCCGCTCGAAGTCGGTTGGATCCGGCGCAAGTCGCGGCTCAATCGCCGCTCCGGCATGCCGATCGAGCCGGCGATCCTGTTCTATCCCAAATACTATGCCGAGCTCGGCTGGAAGCTGGCGCGCTGGGCTGCGCTCTATGTGCGGTTTGGGCTAAAGCAGCTCAAGGTCGAGCGCGATCCTAACCGGCATGCCTATACCGACCTCGCCATGTCGCCGGTGGGCGACGGGTCGGAGGAGGATCTCGAACTCTTCAAGACCATCGATGCGGTGGCGTGGCTCGACCAGCAGAAGCGGATCAACAACGCACAGCACGGCATCAAAGAGCCGGCGGCGGAATAG
- a CDS encoding TetR/AcrR family transcriptional regulator, whose translation MALAIKVNEETFTPRQQAVLTAALDLLVENGDGLTMTAVARRASCSKETLYKWFGDRDGLLTATVQWQAAKVRMPFVDRSHLNVKALRTSLEAFARDLLTTLIGEVSITLNRTAITHAAQEKDSLGTIVLENGPIAIRRRLKPILEAARDARLLRFPSSEDAYRTFFGLVVRDVQIRLLLGDKALTQSNAEANIEDDVKTATDQFLALYGAKANA comes from the coding sequence ATGGCCCTGGCCATAAAGGTCAATGAAGAAACGTTCACCCCGCGTCAGCAGGCCGTGCTGACGGCGGCGCTCGATCTTCTGGTCGAGAACGGCGACGGCTTGACCATGACAGCCGTGGCCCGGCGCGCTTCCTGCTCCAAGGAAACGCTCTACAAGTGGTTCGGCGATCGCGATGGCCTGCTGACGGCAACTGTGCAGTGGCAGGCGGCCAAGGTGCGCATGCCCTTCGTCGATCGCAGCCACCTTAACGTCAAGGCGCTGCGCACGAGCCTTGAGGCTTTTGCGCGCGACCTGCTGACGACGCTGATCGGCGAAGTGTCCATCACTCTCAACCGCACGGCGATTACCCATGCGGCGCAGGAGAAGGATAGTCTGGGGACCATCGTGCTCGAGAACGGGCCGATCGCGATCCGGCGGCGGCTGAAGCCGATCCTTGAAGCGGCGCGCGATGCGCGGCTCCTGCGTTTCCCTTCGAGCGAAGACGCCTATCGCACCTTTTTCGGCCTTGTCGTGCGCGACGTGCAAATCCGTCTGCTGCTCGGCGACAAGGCTCTCACCCAATCCAATGCCGAGGCGAACATCGAAGACGATGTGAAGACCGCGACGGATCAATTCCTGGCTCTTTATGGCGCCAAGGCAAACGCATAA
- a CDS encoding FAD-dependent oxidoreductase has product MEHTQCLVVGGGPAGIMLALLLARGGVQVTVLEKHSDFLRHFRGDTVHASTIRLLDEMGLGNAFRRLPQTRLGALELPTSGGGAIPLGNFAALKPPYNYIAMLPQWDFLNFLVSAAQTEPSFSIRMETEVTGLIEQDGKVTGVSYRTKLGEIDTVTAGIVVACDGRGSIVRQRAKLLPDESPVPFDVWWLRLPRAESEGGELSSILPRFEGPDVLLAITREGFYQIAYFLPKGGDAALRSQGIESFRARIARLRPDFADRLQTLTFEDVHMLDVKLNLLPRWHRPGLLLIGDAAHAMSPAGGVGVNLAIQDAVAAARILRDPLHNGTLTEADLAKVQRRRMFPTRIIQAVQRTLHDVVFQAAFDGKRSGPPPFFVWLVSHVPGFKSLPARMVAFGPRPEHAPDFARRPQTEPQP; this is encoded by the coding sequence GTGGAACACACGCAATGTCTTGTCGTCGGAGGCGGTCCGGCCGGCATCATGCTGGCACTGCTGCTCGCCCGCGGCGGCGTCCAGGTCACTGTCCTCGAAAAGCACAGCGACTTCCTGCGCCATTTTCGTGGCGACACGGTGCACGCCTCAACCATTCGCCTCCTCGACGAAATGGGCCTCGGCAACGCCTTCCGCCGTCTGCCGCAAACACGGCTTGGCGCGCTGGAACTGCCGACCTCCGGTGGCGGCGCCATTCCGCTCGGCAACTTTGCGGCCCTTAAGCCGCCCTACAACTACATCGCCATGCTGCCGCAATGGGACTTTCTCAACTTCCTGGTCAGCGCGGCCCAGACCGAGCCGAGCTTTTCCATCCGCATGGAGACCGAAGTCACTGGCCTGATCGAACAAGACGGAAAGGTCACCGGGGTGAGTTACCGCACCAAATTAGGTGAGATCGATACCGTCACCGCGGGCATCGTCGTCGCCTGCGACGGCCGCGGCTCCATTGTCCGGCAGAGAGCAAAGCTCCTGCCCGACGAGTCCCCCGTGCCCTTCGACGTCTGGTGGCTCCGCCTGCCGCGCGCCGAAAGCGAAGGCGGCGAACTCTCCTCCATCCTGCCGCGCTTCGAGGGCCCTGATGTGCTCCTCGCCATCACCCGCGAAGGTTTCTACCAGATCGCCTATTTCCTTCCAAAAGGTGGCGACGCAGCGCTCCGCTCCCAAGGCATCGAAAGCTTCCGCGCCCGCATTGCCAGGCTCCGCCCCGACTTTGCCGACCGCCTCCAAACCCTGACCTTCGAGGACGTCCACATGCTCGACGTCAAGCTCAACCTCCTGCCGCGCTGGCACCGTCCGGGCCTGCTGCTGATCGGCGACGCCGCCCATGCCATGTCGCCAGCCGGCGGAGTCGGCGTTAATCTCGCCATCCAGGATGCTGTCGCCGCCGCGCGCATCCTGCGCGATCCGCTCCACAACGGCACGCTCACTGAAGCGGACCTCGCCAAGGTTCAGCGCCGCCGCATGTTTCCCACCCGGATCATCCAGGCGGTCCAGCGCACCCTGCACGACGTGGTCTTCCAGGCCGCCTTCGATGGCAAACGCTCCGGCCCACCGCCCTTTTTCGTCTGGCTGGTTTCCCACGTGCCCGGCTTCAAGAGCCTCCCGGCTCGAATGGTCGCCTTCGGCCCGCGTCCCGAACACGCCCCCGATTTTGCCCGCCGCCCGCAAACCGAGCCTCAGCCATGA
- a CDS encoding potassium transporter Kup: MTRADHAGSVAGDVATHQASHEKNSLPLLTLGAIGVVYGDIGTSPIYAFRQATHVRPGAAGTDVEILGLLSLIVWALTLTVAVKYVFFVTRADNNGEGGTLSLMALARKTFTKPPIWITALGVLGAALFFGDAIITPAISVLSAVEGVELVAPGMTRWVVPITLLIIVGIFAVQRFGTAKVANVFGPITAVWFLTLGVSGLVQIINYPAVLMALNPLLGFGFLFTHFGIAFVVMGAIFLAVTGAEALYVDLGHFGRKPIVIAWFSLVFPCLLLNYFGQGAFVLLQGVENVESPFFEMQPEWALLPFVILATMATIIASQAVITGTYSLTQQAIALNMLPRMVVQHTSATQSGQIYMPQINTMLMIGVLLLVAIFGSSEALSNAYGIAVSGVMIVTLSLLIVVMWRNWKWHPIAVIGFGLLFAVIDGGFFAANAAKLFQGGWVPAVVALGVALLMWSWMAGRARLSEKTRRDEVPLEFLVNNLSKKKPTTVPGTAIFLTSDVEGAPTALLHSLKHYKVLHEQNVILTVRTSTSPRVPDDEKVTIDAYNELFFRVVVTFGFMESPNIPKALALARKLGWKFDIMSTSFFLSRRSLKLGAKSGMLRFWQDRLFIRLARNASDATEYFHIPTGRVVEIGTQVII; this comes from the coding sequence ATGACGCGTGCGGACCATGCCGGCTCTGTTGCCGGTGACGTAGCGACCCATCAGGCCAGCCACGAAAAAAACAGTCTCCCTCTTCTCACCCTGGGCGCGATAGGCGTCGTCTATGGCGATATCGGTACGAGCCCGATCTACGCCTTCCGGCAGGCCACGCATGTCCGCCCTGGGGCTGCAGGGACCGATGTCGAAATCCTCGGCCTCCTGTCGCTGATCGTTTGGGCGCTGACGCTTACCGTTGCGGTCAAATACGTTTTCTTCGTCACTCGCGCCGACAACAATGGCGAAGGCGGTACGCTGAGCCTCATGGCGCTCGCGCGCAAAACCTTCACCAAGCCACCGATCTGGATAACCGCACTAGGCGTCTTGGGTGCGGCTCTGTTTTTTGGCGATGCGATCATCACGCCAGCCATTTCGGTGCTCTCGGCAGTCGAGGGTGTGGAACTGGTGGCGCCCGGCATGACCCGCTGGGTGGTGCCGATAACGCTTCTGATCATTGTCGGGATCTTTGCCGTCCAGCGCTTCGGCACGGCGAAAGTCGCCAACGTCTTTGGGCCGATTACGGCCGTCTGGTTTCTGACGCTGGGCGTCTCGGGCCTTGTGCAGATCATCAACTATCCAGCCGTGCTGATGGCGCTCAACCCGTTGCTGGGGTTTGGCTTTCTGTTCACCCATTTCGGGATTGCCTTTGTGGTGATGGGCGCGATCTTTTTGGCGGTAACCGGTGCCGAGGCGCTCTATGTCGATCTTGGCCATTTCGGGCGAAAGCCGATCGTGATCGCCTGGTTCAGCCTGGTGTTTCCGTGCTTGCTGCTCAACTATTTCGGGCAGGGAGCCTTTGTCTTGCTGCAGGGGGTCGAGAATGTCGAAAGCCCCTTCTTTGAAATGCAACCGGAATGGGCTCTATTGCCGTTCGTCATCCTGGCCACGATGGCAACGATTATTGCCAGCCAGGCGGTGATTACCGGCACCTATAGTCTGACGCAGCAGGCGATTGCTTTGAACATGCTGCCGCGCATGGTGGTTCAGCATACATCGGCGACGCAGAGCGGGCAGATCTACATGCCGCAGATCAACACCATGCTGATGATCGGGGTGTTGCTGCTGGTCGCAATTTTCGGCAGTTCAGAAGCCTTATCAAACGCTTACGGCATTGCGGTGTCGGGCGTGATGATCGTGACGCTGTCGCTCCTGATCGTCGTGATGTGGCGGAACTGGAAGTGGCATCCGATCGCGGTGATCGGTTTCGGGCTCCTGTTCGCGGTGATCGACGGCGGTTTCTTTGCCGCGAATGCAGCAAAACTGTTCCAGGGAGGCTGGGTGCCGGCAGTTGTTGCGCTCGGCGTAGCACTATTGATGTGGAGCTGGATGGCCGGGCGTGCGCGTTTGTCTGAGAAAACACGACGGGACGAAGTGCCTCTCGAGTTCCTGGTCAACAATCTCTCGAAGAAGAAGCCGACAACTGTGCCAGGAACGGCGATTTTCTTGACCTCGGATGTTGAAGGGGCGCCAACGGCACTGTTGCACTCGCTCAAGCATTACAAGGTCTTGCATGAGCAGAACGTCATTCTGACCGTGCGCACCTCTACCTCGCCGCGTGTTCCGGACGATGAAAAGGTGACGATCGACGCCTATAACGAGCTGTTCTTCCGCGTCGTGGTGACCTTCGGCTTCATGGAAAGTCCCAATATCCCCAAGGCCTTGGCGCTGGCTCGTAAACTGGGGTGGAAGTTCGACATCATGTCGACATCGTTCTTCCTGTCGCGACGGTCGCTGAAGCTGGGAGCCAAGTCGGGAATGCTGCGGTTCTGGCAGGATCGACTATTTATCCGTTTGGCGCGAAACGCCTCAGATGCCACTGAATATTTCCATATACCCACCGGGCGCGTTGTGGAGATCGGCACTCAGGTCATCATCTGA
- a CDS encoding heme-degrading domain-containing protein, which translates to MSTEDDIALVKRQELELVLPAFDEAVAFAIGASIRDRALSDGLSLVVDLRTWDRQLFFSATPGTSADNAEWVRRKINSVRRFQRASYRLVLERGEAPFPPQSGADPADYVIAGGGFPIRVPGAGIIGTLTISGLPGRKDHGVAVDALCDHLGMSRADYALGD; encoded by the coding sequence ATGAGCACGGAAGACGATATTGCCTTGGTCAAGCGCCAGGAACTTGAACTGGTGCTGCCTGCATTCGATGAGGCCGTGGCGTTTGCGATAGGCGCGTCGATTCGGGACCGAGCACTCAGCGACGGGCTGTCGCTCGTGGTGGACCTTAGAACCTGGGACCGGCAGCTGTTCTTTTCGGCAACGCCGGGCACAAGCGCGGACAACGCCGAATGGGTTCGGCGAAAGATCAACTCGGTTCGGCGTTTTCAGCGGGCTAGCTACCGGCTGGTGCTGGAGCGCGGCGAAGCGCCGTTTCCGCCGCAATCGGGTGCCGATCCGGCAGACTATGTCATCGCCGGCGGCGGCTTCCCGATCCGGGTACCTGGCGCGGGGATCATCGGAACCCTGACCATTTCGGGTCTTCCCGGCCGCAAGGATCACGGCGTCGCCGTGGATGCCCTTTGCGATCACCTCGGCATGAGCCGTGCTGACTATGCCCTTGGCGACTGA